The following coding sequences are from one Rathayibacter sp. VKM Ac-2760 window:
- a CDS encoding mechanosensitive ion channel domain-containing protein, which produces MLLFDTSTPDPVAATISFFDSEIFWKSVGVLAIVLGALLARVIAHFVVGRVVDQIVSGVKKRQRVEDTQAIAASPLAAVRLVQRTRTLGSILNNISSILIVVIAVVMVVNTIDSTLIGSFALLTAALGAGLGFGAQNIVKDVLNGLFMVAEDQLGVGDVVDTGQATGVVENVGVRITQIRDVNGTLWFVRNGEIVRVGNMSQGWSRVIIDLAVPYETDLESVQSTILSTANELAASSRWRARIIDKPELWGLESIADDALVIRVVLKTRTTAKDDVARELRIRLKRALDTLDVKLPSLSAVVLSGFEGATSVGGVKGPRTTPTATVTTEHGKPVRLPRVLRRPKAPAAEQAVPQQRPQDGGSVPPQAGPRS; this is translated from the coding sequence ATGCTGCTCTTCGACACCTCCACTCCCGACCCCGTCGCCGCGACCATCTCCTTCTTCGACTCCGAGATCTTCTGGAAGAGCGTCGGAGTGCTCGCGATCGTCCTGGGTGCGCTGCTGGCGCGCGTCATCGCGCACTTCGTCGTCGGCCGCGTCGTCGATCAGATCGTCTCGGGGGTGAAGAAGCGCCAGCGGGTCGAGGACACCCAGGCCATCGCGGCCTCTCCGCTCGCGGCCGTCCGGCTGGTGCAGCGGACGAGGACCCTCGGCTCGATCCTGAACAACATCAGCTCGATCCTGATCGTCGTCATCGCCGTCGTGATGGTCGTCAACACGATCGACAGCACCCTGATCGGCTCGTTCGCACTGCTCACCGCCGCCCTCGGCGCCGGCCTCGGCTTCGGTGCGCAGAACATCGTCAAGGACGTGCTGAACGGCCTCTTCATGGTCGCCGAGGACCAGCTCGGCGTCGGCGACGTCGTCGACACCGGCCAGGCCACCGGCGTGGTCGAGAACGTCGGTGTGCGGATCACCCAGATCCGCGACGTCAACGGCACGCTCTGGTTCGTCCGCAACGGCGAGATCGTCCGCGTCGGCAACATGTCGCAGGGCTGGTCGCGCGTCATCATCGACCTGGCTGTCCCCTACGAGACCGACCTCGAGTCGGTGCAGAGCACGATCCTCAGCACCGCGAACGAGCTCGCCGCGAGCAGCCGCTGGCGCGCACGGATCATCGACAAGCCCGAGCTCTGGGGCCTCGAGTCGATCGCCGACGACGCCCTGGTCATCCGCGTGGTGCTGAAGACCCGCACCACCGCGAAGGACGACGTCGCGCGCGAGCTGCGGATCCGCCTCAAGCGCGCGCTCGACACCCTCGACGTCAAGCTGCCCTCGCTGAGCGCGGTGGTGCTGAGCGGCTTCGAGGGCGCGACGAGCGTCGGCGGAGTCAAGGGACCGCGCACGACTCCGACGGCCACCGTCACGACCGAGCACGGCAAGCCGGTGCGCCTGCCGCGAGTCCTGCGGCGTCCGAAGGCGCCCGCTGCCGAGCAGGCCGTGCCGCAGCAGCGCCCGCAGGACGGCGGCTCCGTGCCGCCCCAGGCGGGACCGCGCTCGTGA
- a CDS encoding globin, with translation MRSFWEHLGGRPTFERLVRRFYEGVREDEVLWPMYPEHDLEGAIQRLTGFLEQYWGGPGTYSQERGHPRLRMRHQPFKVNPEARDHWLAHMRTAVDELELAPADDAMLWDYLERAAHAMVNTFEE, from the coding sequence ATGCGCTCGTTCTGGGAGCACCTCGGCGGGCGGCCGACCTTCGAGCGCCTCGTCCGCCGCTTCTACGAGGGCGTCCGCGAGGACGAGGTCCTCTGGCCGATGTACCCCGAGCACGATCTCGAGGGCGCTATTCAGCGGCTGACCGGCTTCCTCGAGCAGTACTGGGGCGGGCCGGGCACCTACAGCCAGGAGCGCGGGCACCCGCGCCTGCGGATGCGGCACCAGCCGTTCAAGGTGAACCCCGAGGCGCGCGACCACTGGCTCGCGCACATGCGCACCGCCGTCGACGAGCTGGAGCTCGCTCCGGCCGACGACGCCATGCTCTGGGACTACCTCGAGCGCGCGGCGCACGCGATGGTCAACACCTTCGAGGAGTAG
- a CDS encoding acyl-CoA thioesterase II, which yields MSDPLSSFLTALDLTDTGARTSEDISTGPSQWMPEGRVFGGQVLAQSLIAAGRTVEGRGVHSMHGYFLRPGDVSLSITFSVDRIHDGRSFCTRRTQAYQNGAPILSMIASFQTEDEGLDHQTPMPEGVPDPESLPSSAEVLTGVDHPVGSFWATQRPFDVRHVEQPLYLRADPHRTAHQCVWMRALGPLPDDAMLHRAALAYASDYTILESTLRRHGAAWTTPGLRIASLDHAMWWHRPARVDDWLLYVQEAPSASGGRGLSLGRIYARDGRLVASVAQEGMIRVPLG from the coding sequence GTGTCCGATCCCCTGTCCTCGTTCCTCACCGCCCTCGACCTCACCGACACCGGGGCCCGCACCAGCGAGGACATCTCCACCGGCCCCTCGCAGTGGATGCCCGAGGGGCGCGTCTTCGGCGGGCAGGTGCTCGCCCAGTCGCTGATCGCCGCCGGCCGCACCGTCGAGGGGCGCGGCGTGCACTCCATGCACGGCTACTTCCTCCGACCGGGCGACGTCTCGCTGTCGATCACCTTCTCGGTCGATCGGATCCACGACGGGCGCTCGTTCTGCACCCGGCGCACCCAGGCCTATCAGAACGGCGCGCCGATCCTGTCGATGATCGCGTCGTTCCAGACCGAGGACGAGGGCCTGGACCACCAGACGCCGATGCCCGAGGGCGTCCCGGATCCCGAGTCGCTGCCCAGCAGCGCCGAGGTGCTCACGGGGGTCGACCACCCGGTCGGCAGCTTCTGGGCGACGCAGCGGCCGTTCGACGTCCGCCACGTCGAGCAGCCCCTGTACCTCCGCGCCGATCCGCACCGCACCGCGCACCAGTGCGTCTGGATGCGCGCCCTCGGCCCGCTGCCCGACGACGCGATGCTGCATCGCGCCGCCCTCGCCTACGCGAGCGACTACACGATCCTCGAGTCGACGCTGCGCCGGCACGGGGCGGCCTGGACGACGCCCGGGCTGCGGATCGCGAGCCTCGACCACGCGATGTGGTGGCACCGGCCCGCCCGCGTCGACGACTGGCTGCTCTACGTCCAGGAGGCGCCGAGCGCCTCGGGCGGACGCGGCCTCTCGCTCGGCCGCATCTACGCGCGGGACGGCCGGCTCGTGGCGAGCGTCGCCCAGGAGGGGATGATCCGGGTCCCGCTCGGCTGA
- a CDS encoding thioesterase family protein yields the protein MRLHVAIPLRWSDFDAYAHVNNAEMLRLLEEARIQAFWRPDSPEAGGMSTAVLDARPGASTISLIARQEIEYLAPIPYMRAPLDIELWIGRIGGASLVVCYELYSPAGVEPRVLYTKAATTLVMVTAATGRPERIPQGLREVWAPYVEEPVAFSNRS from the coding sequence ATGCGCCTGCACGTCGCCATCCCGCTGCGCTGGTCGGACTTCGACGCCTACGCGCACGTCAACAACGCCGAGATGCTGCGCCTGCTCGAGGAGGCGCGCATCCAGGCGTTCTGGCGGCCGGACTCCCCGGAGGCCGGCGGGATGTCGACGGCGGTGCTCGACGCCCGACCGGGAGCGAGCACCATCAGCCTGATCGCGCGGCAGGAGATCGAGTACCTGGCGCCGATCCCGTACATGCGCGCACCGCTCGACATCGAGCTGTGGATCGGCCGGATCGGAGGAGCGAGCCTCGTGGTCTGCTACGAGCTGTACTCGCCGGCGGGCGTCGAGCCGCGCGTGCTGTACACGAAGGCGGCGACCACACTCGTCATGGTGACCGCGGCGACCGGGCGGCCGGAGCGCATCCCGCAGGGGCTGCGCGAGGTCTGGGCGCCGTACGTCGAGGAGCCCGTGGCGTTCTCGAACCGCAGCTGA
- the ettA gene encoding energy-dependent translational throttle protein EttA yields the protein MAEYIYSMVRARKAVGDKLILDDVTMSFLPGAKIGVVGPNGAGKSTILKIMAGLDTPSNGEARLSPGYTVGILMQEPELDETKTVLENVQEGVGEIKGKIDRFNEISLAMADPDADFDTLLAEMGTLQEAIDAADAWDLDSQLEQAMDALRTPPGDSPVTSLSGGEKRRVALTKLLLQKPDLLLLDEPTNHLDAESVLWLEQFLSKYPGAVLAVTHDRYFLDNVAEWIAEVDRGHLYPYEGNYSTYLEKKSARLEVQGKKDAKLAKRLTTELEWVRSNAKGRQTKSKSRLARYEEMAAEAEKTRVLDFEEIVIPVGPRLGSQVIDAKKLHKSFGDRVLIDDLSFTLPRNGIVGVIGPNGVGKTTLFKTIVGFEPLDSGDLKIGDTVDISYVDQTRGGIDPNKNLWEVVSDGHDYIQVGKTEIPSRAYVSQFGFKGPDQQKRAGILSGGERNRLNLALTLKQGGNLLLLDEPTNDLDIETLGSLENALLEFPGCAVVITHDRWFLDRIATHILSYEGTEEDPANWYWFEGNFESYEQNKIERLGPDAAKPHRSAYRKLTRD from the coding sequence GTGGCTGAATACATTTACTCGATGGTGCGCGCCCGCAAGGCGGTCGGCGACAAGCTGATCCTGGACGACGTCACGATGTCGTTCCTGCCCGGAGCGAAGATCGGCGTGGTCGGCCCGAACGGCGCCGGCAAGTCGACGATCCTCAAGATCATGGCGGGGCTCGACACCCCCAGCAACGGCGAGGCGCGGCTGAGCCCGGGCTACACCGTCGGCATCCTGATGCAGGAGCCGGAGCTCGACGAGACCAAGACGGTGCTCGAGAACGTCCAGGAGGGCGTGGGCGAGATCAAGGGCAAGATCGACCGCTTCAATGAGATCTCGCTGGCGATGGCCGATCCGGACGCCGATTTCGACACGCTCCTCGCCGAGATGGGGACCCTGCAGGAGGCCATCGACGCCGCCGACGCCTGGGACCTCGACTCGCAGCTCGAGCAGGCGATGGACGCGCTGCGCACCCCGCCGGGCGACTCGCCCGTCACCAGCCTCTCCGGTGGTGAGAAGCGCCGCGTCGCGCTGACCAAGCTCCTGCTGCAGAAGCCCGACCTGCTCCTGCTGGACGAGCCCACCAACCACCTCGACGCCGAGAGCGTGCTCTGGCTCGAGCAGTTCCTGTCGAAGTACCCCGGCGCCGTCCTCGCCGTCACCCACGACCGGTACTTCCTCGACAACGTCGCGGAGTGGATCGCCGAGGTCGACCGCGGCCACCTCTACCCCTACGAGGGCAACTACTCGACCTACCTCGAGAAGAAGAGCGCGCGCCTCGAGGTGCAGGGCAAGAAGGACGCCAAGCTCGCCAAGCGCCTCACCACCGAGCTCGAGTGGGTCCGCAGCAACGCGAAGGGCCGTCAGACCAAGTCGAAGTCGCGCCTGGCGCGCTACGAGGAGATGGCGGCGGAGGCCGAGAAGACGCGCGTGCTCGACTTCGAGGAGATCGTGATCCCGGTCGGCCCGCGCCTGGGCTCGCAGGTCATCGACGCGAAGAAGCTGCACAAGTCGTTCGGCGACCGCGTCCTGATCGACGACCTCAGCTTCACCCTCCCGCGCAACGGCATCGTCGGCGTCATCGGCCCGAACGGCGTCGGCAAGACCACGCTGTTCAAGACGATCGTCGGCTTCGAGCCGCTCGACTCCGGCGACCTCAAGATCGGCGACACGGTCGACATCTCCTACGTCGACCAGACGCGCGGCGGCATCGACCCGAACAAGAACCTGTGGGAGGTCGTCTCCGACGGGCACGACTACATCCAGGTCGGCAAGACCGAGATCCCCTCGCGGGCCTACGTCTCGCAGTTCGGCTTCAAGGGCCCGGACCAGCAGAAGCGGGCCGGCATCCTCTCCGGTGGTGAGCGCAACCGCCTCAACCTGGCGCTGACGCTCAAGCAGGGCGGCAACCTGCTCCTGCTCGACGAGCCCACCAACGACCTCGACATCGAGACGCTCGGCAGCCTCGAGAACGCGCTGCTCGAGTTCCCCGGCTGCGCCGTGGTGATCACCCACGACCGGTGGTTCCTCGACCGGATCGCGACGCACATCCTCTCCTACGAGGGCACGGAGGAGGACCCGGCGAACTGGTACTGGTTCGAGGGCAACTTCGAGTCGTACGAGCAGAACAAGATCGAGCGCCTCGGCCCCGACGCCGCGAAGCCGCACCGCTCCGCCTACCGCAAGCTCACCCGCGACTGA
- a CDS encoding single-stranded DNA-binding protein, translating into MTDTLTVIGVIGTAPRSVDTTSGTAMTSFRLASAQRRYDRGAQRWIDGPTNWYTVNAFNGLAGNALASLTRGDRVLVTGRLSVRSWESGGRSGTDVSLIAEGLGHDLAWGTTSYSRTVGRAAAAAPEAAGPDGTSPAGWSPEAPAAVEGSSGGDWGAGRATAADPSEASVESADAPF; encoded by the coding sequence ATGACCGACACCCTGACCGTCATCGGAGTCATCGGCACCGCTCCGCGCAGCGTCGACACGACGAGCGGCACCGCGATGACGAGCTTCCGGCTGGCGTCCGCGCAGCGGCGCTACGACCGCGGCGCTCAGCGCTGGATCGACGGGCCGACGAACTGGTACACCGTGAACGCCTTCAACGGCCTGGCCGGCAACGCCCTGGCCTCGCTCACCCGCGGCGACCGCGTGCTCGTCACCGGCCGCCTCTCCGTCCGCTCCTGGGAGTCGGGCGGCAGATCGGGGACCGACGTCAGCCTGATCGCCGAGGGTCTCGGCCACGACCTGGCCTGGGGGACGACGAGCTACAGCAGGACGGTCGGGCGGGCGGCGGCGGCCGCGCCCGAGGCGGCCGGGCCGGATGGGACGAGCCCGGCCGGCTGGAGCCCGGAGGCGCCGGCCGCCGTCGAGGGCTCCTCCGGCGGTGACTGGGGAGCAGGACGCGCCACCGCCGCCGACCCGTCCGAGGCCTCGGTAGAATCGGCCGACGCCCCGTTCTGA
- the msrA gene encoding peptide-methionine (S)-S-oxide reductase MsrA, translating into MRTFVLAGGCFWCLDAVYRVLDGVTDVVSGYTGGATPNPDYESVCTGRTGHAEAVAVTFDPEVIPEQVVLDVFFTLHDPRQLNRQGNDVGTQYRSAMYYSSDEEKELFEAARDRAAEYWDGNIVTEIAPLGVYHEAEDYHQDFFAKNPGQGYCLAVALPKVNKIRKSYSKYILAS; encoded by the coding sequence ATGCGCACATTCGTACTCGCCGGAGGATGCTTCTGGTGTCTCGACGCCGTCTACCGCGTCCTCGACGGCGTGACCGACGTCGTCTCCGGCTACACCGGCGGAGCCACGCCGAACCCCGACTACGAGTCCGTCTGCACGGGCCGCACCGGGCACGCGGAGGCCGTCGCCGTCACCTTCGACCCCGAGGTCATCCCCGAGCAGGTCGTCCTCGACGTGTTCTTCACGCTGCACGACCCGCGGCAGCTCAACCGCCAGGGCAACGACGTCGGCACCCAGTACCGCTCGGCGATGTACTACTCCTCCGATGAGGAGAAGGAGCTGTTCGAGGCCGCGCGCGACCGCGCCGCCGAGTACTGGGACGGGAACATCGTCACCGAGATCGCCCCGCTGGGCGTCTATCACGAGGCCGAGGACTACCACCAGGACTTCTTCGCCAAGAACCCCGGCCAGGGCTACTGCCTCGCCGTGGCGCTGCCCAAGGTGAACAAGATCCGCAAGTCGTACTCGAAGTACATCCTCGCGTCCTAG
- a CDS encoding aldo/keto reductase, whose amino-acid sequence MSYDAAPARYDAMDYRRAGRSGLMLPALSLGLWHNFGSDRPLDTQRAILRRAFDLGITHFDLANNYGPPYGAAETAFGRLFAEDLRPYRDEIVLSSKAGYDMWPGPYGDGGSRKYLLSSLDQSLTRLGVEYVDVFYSHRPDPGTPIEETMGALVSAVEQGKALYVGISNYSPEQTRAAEAALAGSGVHLLLHQPRYSLFDRHIEDGLFPVLDELGTGCIVFSPLAQGLLTDRYLDGTVPAGSRAATSRFLSSDRIDEKYLERVRGLNAIAEGRGQSLAQLALSWVLRVPTVTSAIIGASSVAQLEQNVAALEAGPLTESEIAAIEEFAVHGTSLN is encoded by the coding sequence GTGAGCTACGACGCCGCCCCCGCCCGCTACGACGCCATGGACTACCGACGCGCAGGACGGAGCGGGCTGATGCTGCCCGCCCTCTCGCTCGGGCTCTGGCACAACTTCGGATCCGACCGCCCTCTGGACACCCAGCGTGCGATCCTGCGCCGCGCCTTCGACCTGGGGATCACCCACTTCGACCTCGCGAACAACTACGGCCCGCCCTACGGCGCCGCCGAGACCGCGTTCGGCCGCCTCTTCGCGGAGGACCTCCGCCCGTACCGCGACGAGATCGTCCTCTCCTCCAAGGCCGGCTACGACATGTGGCCCGGCCCCTACGGCGACGGCGGCTCGCGCAAGTACCTGCTCTCCTCGCTCGATCAGAGCCTGACCCGGCTCGGCGTCGAGTACGTCGACGTCTTCTACTCCCACCGCCCCGACCCCGGGACGCCGATCGAGGAGACGATGGGCGCACTCGTCTCGGCCGTCGAGCAGGGCAAGGCCCTCTACGTCGGCATCTCCAACTACAGCCCCGAGCAGACCCGCGCTGCCGAGGCCGCTCTCGCCGGGAGCGGCGTGCACCTGCTCCTGCACCAGCCGCGCTACTCCCTCTTCGACCGCCACATCGAGGACGGACTCTTCCCCGTGCTCGACGAGCTGGGCACCGGCTGCATCGTCTTCTCGCCGCTCGCGCAGGGCCTGCTGACGGACCGCTACCTCGACGGCACGGTGCCCGCGGGCTCCCGCGCGGCGACCTCGCGCTTCCTCTCCTCCGACCGCATCGACGAGAAGTACCTCGAGCGGGTCCGCGGATTGAACGCGATCGCCGAGGGCCGCGGCCAGTCGCTCGCGCAGCTCGCCCTGAGCTGGGTGCTCCGGGTGCCGACCGTGACGAGCGCGATCATCGGCGCCTCGAGCGTCGCGCAGCTGGAGCAGAACGTCGCGGCCCTCGAGGCGGGCCCGCTGACCGAGTCGGAGATCGCCGCGATCGAGGAGTTCGCGGTGCACGGGACGTCGCTGAACTGA